The stretch of DNA CAAAGCAACAATTTGAAATCATTGCTTTAAAAAGGTTCCGCATAAAGGGATGACGGGAATTATTGCTTGACTAATTTCGCGACTCTGGGGTAGTTTCTCACAAGGAATCCATGTGAGCGGCATTCCTGTTTCCGCCCGATTCCCGCAGTATCGGATGTGGGGATATCGTCGGACGTGGCCGGGAATTCCGCTGCCAGTCAGCCCGTTGAGCGGATCTTTTTTATAATTCCCGATAACATATGCACGAAAGGGATCCGGAATCCGGGCACGGGCCGTCGAGTAATGAACATATTTGTTCCATGAACATAAGTGAGGAGGGGATCAGTATGAATGTGAGAAAATTGTTTGTGTTGTGCGCGTTGGTTGTTGCCGTGATTTTCGTATCAGGACAGGTAATGGCCGAACCGATCACCATCAACTGGTGGCACGCCATGAAGGGGGCCCGCGGGAAGGTTGTCGACAATATGATCAAGGCCTTCAACGACTCCCAGTCCGATTACGTTGTCGTCGGCACGTACAAGGGCGATTATGATGAAACAGTGAATGCCGGGGTGGCCGCCTACCGGGCCAAGAAACAGCCCCACATCCTCCAGTCCTTTGAAGTGGGGACCCAGACGATGATGCTTTCCGGCGCCATCTATCCCGTCTATCAGCTCATGAAAAATGAAGGGTATGATATCGACTGGAAGGGATATATCCAGCCCGTCCTTTCCTATTACATGGACAAGGACGGGAACCTCATGTCCATGCCCTTTAATTCCTCGACACCCGTTATGTATTATAACGTCGACCTTTTCAAAAAAGCCGGTATTCCCCTGCTCGACAAGGAAAAGCCGGTTACCTGGGATGAGCTCGGCGAGATCACGGCCAAACTGGTGAAATCGGGGGTTGCCGGGGGGCTGGTGTGCGGCTGGCAGTCCTGGACACAGGTTGAAAACTACAGTGCCATTCACAATATTCCCTTCGCATCACGGGCAAATGGTTACGAGGGCCTCGATTGTGAACTCCTCATCAACAATCCCACCGTGGTGAAACACATTGCCATGCTGAAGGACTGGATGGCCGATAACCGTTTCTTTTACGGCGGGCAGAAATACCAGGGGCCGAAGGCCGAGTTCCTCGCTCAGAACGCCGGGGTATATATTGATTCCGTCAGCGCCATCGCGAAACTCCAGGCCGAGGCAAAGGATTTCGCCTGGGACGTGGCACCCCTCCCCGTGGAAGCATGGATGAAAGAACCGCAGAACAGCATCATCGGCGGCGCCTCCCTCTGGGTCTTCAATGGTCACCCCAAAAAGGATTACAAGGGTGTTGCCGCTTTCCTGAAACACCTGGCGAAACCGGAAATGCAGGTGTACTGGCATAAGGAAACGGGCTATTTCCCCATTACGCTTCAGGCCTACGAGCAGTTGAAGGAAGAGGGGTATTACAAGGAATATCCCTACCAGGAAGTCGGGATCAAGCAGCTGACGCGGCGGGAACCGACAAAGATCTCCCGCGGACTTCGCCTGGGCTATTTCATCCAGATACGCAACATAATCAACGAGGAGCTGGAACTGGTCTGGAACGGGACCAAAACACCGCAGGAAGCAATGGACAGTGCCGTAAAGCGAAGCAATCAGCAACTCCGGGAGTTTGAGAAAACCTATAAATAACCAGGGATAACGAATAGATGATCGTGGCAACGCTTCCCCTGCCGTGCAGGGGAAGCGTTGTTGTGTAAGAACCGGTCGGACGATGATAAAAAGATCCATCTTCTCTTCACGGACGCTTCCCTATCTGCTGATATTCCCGCAGGTCCTGGTGACCCTCACCTTTTTCTACTGGCCCGCCGCCCAGGGACTCATGCAGTCCGTTCTGCTCAGCAACCCCTTCGGAGGGGAAAGCAAGTTCGTCTGGCTTGATAATTTCATATTACTCTTTACGGACCCGCTCTACCTCACGTCGATCGTCAGAACGCTCCTGTTCAGCGCCTGTGTCGCGATGGTCTCGATCACCATCGGGCTTTTTGTCGCCACTATGGCCAATCGTGCCCTGAAGGCAAAGGCCGTGATACGGACGATGCTGATCTGGCCCTATGCGGTAGCCCCCGCCATTGCCGGTATCCTGTGGCTCTTCCTGCTCCACCCCTCCTATGGCGTTGTTTCTTACGCGATAAAGCACTGGCTGGGTCTGGACTGGAATCCCGTATTGCGGGGTTCGGACGCCCTGGCGATGGTGATCATGGCCAGTGCGTGGAAGGAGATCAGTTACAATTTCGTGTTCTTCATGGCCGGCCTGCAGGCCATCCCGCGCTCGCTGATAGAAGCGGCGGCGATTGACGGGGCCAGCCCCTTCAGGAGGTTCTGGACGATCACGGTCCCCCTGCTCTCGCCGACCCTCTTCTTTGTGATGGTCATGAACATTATCTATTCCTTTTTTGACACCTTCGGCGTCATTCACACCATGACCCAGGGTGGTCCCGGCGGGGCGACGAACATCCTCGTTTATAAAGTCTACCAGGACGGCTTCATCGGTCTCAACCTCGGCGCGTCTTCGTCGCAGTCCGTGGTCCTCATGACGATCATCATCGTCGTAACGGTCCTTCAGTTCAAGTACGTGGAACGAAAGGTGCAATACACCGGGTAACGGAAATGGTAGAGAAAACCCCGATCTTAGATACTCTTACGTATATATTCCTGATGGCGGGGATCCTGATCGTGGGGTTTCCCATCATTTATGCCGTGGTTGCCGCCACCCTGCCGCTGGAGGAAGTGTCAAAGGTTCCCATGCCGCTTATCCCCGGCGACCAGTTCTGGGTCAATATGAAGGCGGCATGGATCAACGGGAACCTCGGCACGAACCTTTTCAACTCCTTTATCATGGCCTCGGGGATCACCATCGGAAAGATCATTGTTTCCCTCTTCGGTGCCTTTTCCATCGTCTACTTCGATTACCGCCTGCGCACGGTGGCCTTTGTGTCGGTCTTCTGTACGCTCATGCTTCCCGTAGAGGTTCGAATTCTTCCCACCTACGAAATGGCCGCGAATATCCTGGGGCCGGTGCAGGGGCTGTGGAACCTCCTTCACCTTGACGGCCTTGCCACCTGGATCGCCGGGCATGATATTGAAGTTACCCTTGACTGGAGCCTCCTTGACAGTTACACGGGCCTGATCATGCCCCTTGTCGCCTCCGCGACCTGTACCTTTCTCTTCCGCCAGTTCTTTCTGACCGTTCCCGAGGAGCTCTGCGAGGCGGCCAAGATGGACGGGGCCTCGGCGATGACCTTTTTCAGAAAGATCCTGCTTCCCCTGTCGAAAACCAATATCGCCGCCCTCGTCGTCATCGAGTTCGTCTATGGATGGAACCAGTATCTGTGGCCGCTTCTGATCACGACAAACCCCAAGATGATGACCGCCGTCATCGGTCTCCAGAACCTCATCCCGGCGGCGGACGACCTGCCTTACTGGAATGTGGCCCTTGCCGGGTCGCTGATCGTCATGCTCCCCCCTATTCTCGTGGTCCTCTTCATGCAGCGGTGGTTTGTAAAGGGATTGGTCGAACGGGAAAAGTAACGGTTCCTCTATGCGAGCAACTGCTTCATTGTGTCCAGGTAGTGTCTCGATCTGTCGAGATAGAATGAGAGGGCCCGGGAGAAGTTCCTGCCCACGATACCATCGACGAACAGCTGACTGACCTCGCGATCCTGCTCCAGGACCGCCTGGGTGCCGAGGAATATCCGGTGCTCCTCGGGGGACATGTCCTTAAAGATCATCTGCAGGGCGACCCGGGCGCGCGGCTGATACATCCAGAAGTAAAGAAGGTCCAGGGAATTTATAATAATGATCTTGTCAAGGTCTCCCGTTCGTTCCTTGACCCGATCAATGAGCCTGTCGGGAAATTCGAACATTTCCAGGACATCCGATTCAGGGAATATGATCTCCAGCCGCGAGTAGGTGTCGAAAAGCTGTCCCAGTTTACTGCGATAGTCGCGCAGCCGCGTCCGGATGTTCTGATAGCGGTCCGCAAGGCCTTCTATGATACCGGCAACGCAGTCGGAGGCGCCTTTGGAAATGATGGCCGCCCATTTCTGAAGTACGCTGTCAACTGCCGCGATACCGAAACCCGAGAGAATGCCGCCCAGGGCCATATTGAAAAGAACTGCGAGCGGGATGGAAAGGATCGTCCTGAAGAAGTTGCCGAAAACGGCCCCTCTCGGCAGTCCTCGAAACGCGTTATGTGCCGATATGTACATACCGTTGGTGACGGCCATCACCGTGTAAAGCACAACGGGACCGGTAGCGACGGTTATGCCGAAGATACGGTCGAGGAGCAGGGTCTTTATGATGTAGTCGAGGAGCGGAACGGAAAATCCCGTAAAGAGGAGCGAATCGCTCAATCGATCCCAGCTTACATAATCATTCCATCGCAAAAGAGGTGACCGCCGGAGCCCGCCGCCTCCCAGGACGGATTGCAGGATGTTGCGCATCCCCGTGATGCCGAACCATATGAAGGCGCCAAAGTATGCAAGAAGCCACCAGTCCTTGGTCAGATAGAACGTGAGAAACGCCGGCACGAATCCGGTAATGACCTTGATCCAGTTCTTCAAACCGCTGTTCAGATAGTCCCATGAAAGACCCGGGTTCCGGTTTCCGCTTTCAGGAGGGGTGAGATGGAGCTGATTGGTCCGTTCCATGTCGATCCCGCCGAGGGTTATCACGTTCCCCGTGCCACCGATCACCGTCGAGTAAGGCATGATTTCCCAGTCCTCACGCCGTTTCTTTCCCACAAACCGTAATCCCGGCAGAGAACTTACATACCGGTACAGGGTATCAAGGAACATACTTCGCTGTAACCTGGGGATGTAATGTACTCTCAGGCATACCCTCGTGTTGACGGGCACGTTCAAGCGTGATGTCGGAGGCGATTGTTTTATTTCTCTCTGGGCCCGGTGGGGCAACGTGTCCTTGATAACCATCCCCATGCCGTACAGGTGGTGCGAGCGTCCGGTGGAATCGCTTCCGACACGACTCTTGAGAAGCGTCCCACTGTAAAAGGATTGAAATGATTCGATATCTCGCAGGATAGCGGTCAGTTTTGCGATCCTGTCTTCTCGATCGAGATGATTCGATGTTTCCAGCCGCTCCAGGATGTCGCGGATTATCCGTTTCAGGGCGATCACGTCGTTGTCGTTTATCGCCCGCTGCAGGGTATTGATGAAACCATAGTGGGGATTCTTCCCCACCACGTAGTCTTTCAGGTTGAAGTTTTCCAGGTGGGTTATCATGCCCCGACAGTCATAGAGGAGTTCCAGAACATCCTCTATGCTGAGGTCGCTCAGCCCGAGGGTGATGCTGTAACCGGCATGAAGATGGTCCACCCTTTCTATGATATCCTGCGGTGAGAGCTTGAGGAGCTCGGGCACATCCGGGTCGTTCCGCGGAACGGAGAAGTCTTCCACTTCCGGATTCTGTGATAGCCTCAGATAGCGCTCAACGATGGTTTCGGAATCAAGGGTGTTCATCTCTTCCACGAGGGCGCTGACCCCGGTCCGTTCCTCCTGGTCCAGATGGGCGTACCCATCCCTCAGCTCTTCCGTCCGCGCACGCATGAGCGGAAGCAGTTTCGCGT from Deltaproteobacteria bacterium encodes:
- the ugpB gene encoding sn-glycerol-3-phosphate ABC transporter substrate-binding protein UgpB: MNVRKLFVLCALVVAVIFVSGQVMAEPITINWWHAMKGARGKVVDNMIKAFNDSQSDYVVVGTYKGDYDETVNAGVAAYRAKKQPHILQSFEVGTQTMMLSGAIYPVYQLMKNEGYDIDWKGYIQPVLSYYMDKDGNLMSMPFNSSTPVMYYNVDLFKKAGIPLLDKEKPVTWDELGEITAKLVKSGVAGGLVCGWQSWTQVENYSAIHNIPFASRANGYEGLDCELLINNPTVVKHIAMLKDWMADNRFFYGGQKYQGPKAEFLAQNAGVYIDSVSAIAKLQAEAKDFAWDVAPLPVEAWMKEPQNSIIGGASLWVFNGHPKKDYKGVAAFLKHLAKPEMQVYWHKETGYFPITLQAYEQLKEEGYYKEYPYQEVGIKQLTRREPTKISRGLRLGYFIQIRNIINEELELVWNGTKTPQEAMDSAVKRSNQQLREFEKTYK
- the ugpA gene encoding sn-glycerol-3-phosphate ABC transporter permease UgpA, encoding MIKRSIFSSRTLPYLLIFPQVLVTLTFFYWPAAQGLMQSVLLSNPFGGESKFVWLDNFILLFTDPLYLTSIVRTLLFSACVAMVSITIGLFVATMANRALKAKAVIRTMLIWPYAVAPAIAGILWLFLLHPSYGVVSYAIKHWLGLDWNPVLRGSDALAMVIMASAWKEISYNFVFFMAGLQAIPRSLIEAAAIDGASPFRRFWTITVPLLSPTLFFVMVMNIIYSFFDTFGVIHTMTQGGPGGATNILVYKVYQDGFIGLNLGASSSQSVVLMTIIIVVTVLQFKYVERKVQYTG
- a CDS encoding ABC transporter permease subunit, whose product is MVEKTPILDTLTYIFLMAGILIVGFPIIYAVVAATLPLEEVSKVPMPLIPGDQFWVNMKAAWINGNLGTNLFNSFIMASGITIGKIIVSLFGAFSIVYFDYRLRTVAFVSVFCTLMLPVEVRILPTYEMAANILGPVQGLWNLLHLDGLATWIAGHDIEVTLDWSLLDSYTGLIMPLVASATCTFLFRQFFLTVPEELCEAAKMDGASAMTFFRKILLPLSKTNIAALVVIEFVYGWNQYLWPLLITTNPKMMTAVIGLQNLIPAADDLPYWNVALAGSLIVMLPPILVVLFMQRWFVKGLVEREK